In one Drosophila pseudoobscura strain MV-25-SWS-2005 chromosome X, UCI_Dpse_MV25, whole genome shotgun sequence genomic region, the following are encoded:
- the Sarm gene encoding sterile alpha and TIR motif-containing protein 1 isoform X5 codes for MKAAAVKRDLTNIQKSMSEINDLANSATATPTTAIMPGSGQTATARLTPGTLKSAHPSIDDLRGMSSKDKIEQLQKKLRASLENLVDDDDDSNVIVTLPDDDDCPHNHFGSGLDLSHPTAAQLSASSGLSGSSKTIDTIKFQEKRMKTESKTKVVTDGYSSEQATSNSAEMKRLQAGDIDYKENKAASAMRNRLEVDGVKTEENAAVIKEALSLRTGDITQQASNNVAAASIKVQSDTFSADKKAISQSQQSQTMTSNGIISQEKHVSSASQANYSMTHKGVSSSGSSMITSSSQMSAMNGQMVKLTDLKLDDLKSLTAGSGQQEIEQTINKYSNVLTSFVSSLQDDESGSGGTSSGQAMNVGKEKTEYLEKINEVIRRAWAVPTHGHELGYSLCNSLRQSGGLDLLMKNCVHKDLTLQFSSAQLLEQCLTTENRKHVVDNGLDKVVNVACVCTKKSNMEHSRVGTGILEHLFKHSEGTCSDVIRLGGLDAVLFECRTSDVETLRHCASALANLSLYGGAENQEEMILRKVPMWLFPLAFHNDDNIKYYACLAIAVLVANKEIEAEVLKSGCLDLVEPFVTTHDPSAFARSNLAHAHGQSKHWLKRLVPVLSSNREEARNLAAFHFCMEAGIKREQGNTDIFREINAIEALKTVASCPNAIASKFAAQALRLIGETVPHKLSQQVPLWSVEDVQEWVKQIGFNGYIDRFEESQVDGDLLLKLNQDNLRDDIGIGNGILLRRFERELQNLKRMADYSSKDTAKMHQFLSEIGTDYCTYTYAMLNAGIDKCALPHVNEDMLMTECGIHNSIHRLRILNAVKNLENSLPSSSEENMAKTLDVFVSYRRSNGSQLASLLKVHLQLRGFSVFIDVERLEAGKFDNGLLNSIRQAKNFVLVLTPDALHRCIADEDCKDWVHREIVAALNSNCNIIPIMDQHFDWPEVEKLPEDMRSVAHFNGVSWIHDYQDACIDKLERFLRGEKNIDRIAAMVPGTPGAVSYQRMHSNDSDYQSGGGGGASSSGGGGGGGGGVGGAGSVVDGLMAANGSGQANHQANRYRQSPSPARQRGSTSQLSGYARHGKRSNILPPYRTQQAALLHKSGAGSASMQNMMPLAYLPPRRSSAAGLGHSAGMGSGYRSHSVDGLLDQASASQSSLATPEQRIAAAAAMVTAGSTALTNASSTCTLQPEDEEPADTDTCDHVTRREKRLAPPPNVQQHRKSRSLDHILSKQTLAELLPPSIEPTDETQSMQNLAMPLTPQPQRRDQSSSSKSPTPERPMQPHYSRQSPEGVSSTESEREDGQSPKSQVQQPHGNQQRAAAHVHRGGSLNSNKTSNSSLGSNNSASNNKTIFNRTMKKVRSLIKNNELEDEELSGIILAKATSPNAGRMIFW; via the exons ATGAAGGCGGCGGCGGTCAAGCGAGATCTCACAAACATACAAAAGTCCATGTCGGAAATCAACGACTTGGCCAACAGCGCAACAGCCACGCCCACGACAGCCATAATGCCCGGCAGCGGGCAGACGGCAACAGCCCGTCTCACGCCGGGCACACTCAAATCGGCCCATCCATCGATCGATGATCTCAGGGGTATGAGCAGTAAAGACAAGATCGAACAGCTCCAGAAGAA ACTTCGCGCCTCGTTGGAGAACCTCGtggatgacgacgacgacagcaaTGTGATCGTGACCCTGCCCGATGACGACGACTGCCCGCACAATCATTTTGGCAGCGGCCTCGACCTCTCACATCCCACGGCAGCGCAGCTGAGCGCCAGCAGTGGGCTGAGTGGCTCCAGCAAGACGATCGACACGATCAAGTTCCAGGAGAAGCGCATGAAAACGGAGTCCAAGACGAAGGTCGTCACCGATGGCTACAGCTCCGAGCAGGCCACCAGCAACTCGGCGGAGATGAAGCGACTCCAGGCCGGGGACATAGACTACAAAGAGAACAAGGCTGCGTCGGCGATGAGGAATCGACTGGAGGTGGACGGCGTCAAAACGGAGGAGAATGCAGCTGTCATTAAG GAGGCCCTCTCGCTGCGCACCGGCGACATCACACAACAGGCGAGCAACAATGTGGCCGCCGCCAGTATTAAGGTGCAGAGCGACACCTTCTCCGCGGACAAGAAGGCGATCTCGCAGTCACAGCAGTCGCAGACAATGACCTCCAACGGGATCATCAGCCAGGAGAAGCACGTGTCCTCGGCCTCGCAGGCCAACTACTCGATGACCCACAAGGGCGTCTCCAGCTCGGGCAGCAGCATGAtcacctcctcctcccagATGTCCGCGATGAATGGCCAAATGGTGAAGCTCACGGACCTCAAGCTGGACGACCTCAAGTCCCTGACGGCTGGCAGTGGCCAGCAGGAGATCGAGCAGACCATCAACAAGTATTCGAATGTGCTCACCTCGTTCGTCAGCTCGCTGCAGGATGATGAGAGCGGAAGTGGAGGCACCAGCAGCGGCCAGGCGATGAATGTCGGCAAGGAGAAGACCGAGTATCTGGAGAAGATCAACGAGGTGATCCGCAGGGCCTGGGCTGTGCCCACCCACGGACACGAGCTAGGCTACTCCCTGTGCAACTCCCTCCGGCAGAGCGGCGGCCTCGATCTGCTCATGAAGAACTGCGTTCACAAAGACCTCACGCTGCAGTTCTCCTCCGCCCAGCTGCTGGAGCAGTGCCTCACCACCGAGAACCGCAAGCATGTGGTGGACAACGGCCTGGACAAGGTCGTGAATGTGGCCTGCGTCTGCACGAAGAAATCCAACATGGAGCACTCGCGCGTCGGCACTGGCATCCTCGAGCACCTCTTCAAGCACTCGGAGGGGACCTGTTCGGATGTGATCCGGCTGGGAGGCCTCGATGCCGTGCTCTTCGAGTGCCGCACCAGCGACGTGGAGACACTGCGACACTGTGCCAGTGCCTTGGCCAATCTGTCGCTCTACGGCGGGGCCGAGAACCAGGAGGAGATGATCCTGCGCAAGGTGCCCATGTGGCTCTTCCCGCTGGCCTTccacaacgacgacaacaTCAAGTACTACGCCTGTCTGGCCATTGCCGTGCTGGTGGCCAACAAGGAGATCGAGGCGGAGGTCCTGAAGTCTGGCTGCCTCGATCTGGTGGAACCGTTTGTGACTACCCACGATCCTTCGGCCTTTGCCCGCTCGAACCTGGCGCATGCGCACGGCCAGAGCAAGCACTGGCTGAAGCGTCTGGTGCCCGTCCTCAGCTCCAATCGCGAGGAGGCCCGCAACCTGGCCGCCTTCCACTTCTGCATGGAGGCGGGCATCAAGCGGGAGCAGGGCAACACCGACATCTTCCGCGAGATCAATGCCATCGAAGCGCTCAAGACTGTGGCCAGCTGCCCGAACGCCATCGCCTCGAAGTTCGCCGCCCAGGCGCTGCGCCTCATCGGAGAGACAGTGCCTCACAAGCTGTCGCAACAGGTGCCCCTGTGGTCCGTCGAGGATGTGCAGGAATGGGTTAAGCAGATCGGGTTCAATGGCTACATCGACCGGTTCGAGGAGTCCCAGGTGGACGGCGATCTGCTGCTGAAGCTCAACCAGGACAACCTGCGCGACGACATTGGCATCGGCAACGGCATCCTGCTGCGGCGCTTCGAGCGCGAACTGCAAAATCTCAAACGCATGGCCGACTACTCCTCCAAGGACACGGCCAAAATGCACCAGTTTCTCTCGGAGATCGGCACCGACTACTGCACCTACACATACGCCATGCTGAATGCCGGCATCGACAAATGCGCCCTGCCGCACGTCAACGAGGACATGCTAATGACGgagtgtggcatccacaactCCATCCATCGCCTGCGCATCCTAAATGCCGTGAAGAATCTGGAGAACTCGCTGCCCAGCTCCTCCGAGGAGAACATGGCCAAGACTCTGGATGTGTTTGTCAGCTACAGACGTTCCAATGGCTCACAGTTGGCCAGCTTACTGAAG GTCCATCTGCAGCTGCGTGGCTTCTCAGTTTTCATCGATGTGGAGCGTCTGGAGGCGGGCAAGTTCGACAATGGACTCCTGAACAGTATTCGGCAGGCAAAGAACTTTGTTTTAGTATTAACACCCGATGCCCTGCATCGCTGCATTGCCGACGAGGACTGTAAGGATTGGGTGCATCGC GAAATTGTGGCTGCCTTGAACTCCAATTGCAATATTATACCAATTATGGATCAGCACTTTGATTGGCCGGAGGTGGAGAAGCTGCCAGAGGATATGCGCAGTGTGGCGCACTTCAATGGCGTCAGCTGGATCCATGACTACCAGGATGCATGCATCGACAAGCTCGAAAG ATTTTTGCGCGGCGAAAAGAATATCGATCGCATTGCGGCCATGGTGCCTGGGACGCCCGGAGCGGTGTCATACCAAAGAATGCACAGCAACGATTCCGACTACcagagtggaggaggaggaggagcatcaTCCAGCggtggaggaggcggcggcggcggtggtgtcGGCGGCGCAGGCAGTGTGGTGGATGGCCTGATGGCGGCCAATGGCAGCGGACAAG CTAATCACCAGGCAAATAGATACCGGCAATCCCCCTCACCGGCCCGCCAACGGGGCAGCACCTCACAGCTGAGCGGCTACGCCAGGCACGGAAAGCGCTCCAACATTCTGCCACCGTATCGCACCCAGCAGGCGGCATTGCTCCACAAATCCGGAGCTGGCTCGGCCTCCATGCAGAACATGATGCCACTGGCGTACCTGCCGCCGCGACGCAGCTCCGCCGCTGGTCTGGGGCACAGCGCTGGCATGGGCAGTGGTTATCGGTCGCACAGCGTCGATGGGCTACTGGACCAGGCCTCCGCCAGCCAGAGCAGTCTGGCCACGCCGGAGCAGAGGatagcggcagcggcggccatGGTGACGGCCGGCAGCACAGCGCTGACGAATGCCAGCTCCACGTGCACCCTACAGCCGGAGGACGAGGAGCCAGCGGACACAGATACGTGCGACCATGTGACGAGGCGAGAGAAGCGCCTGGCGCCGCCGCCGAATGTGCAACAGCATCGCAAGTCGCGGAGCTTGGATCACATACTGTCGAAGCAAACGCTGGCTGAGCTGCTGCCTCCGAGCATCGAGCCCACGGACGAGACGCAGAGCATGCAGAATCTGGCCATGCCACTGACGCCGCAGCCCCAGCGACGCGATCAGAGCTCCTCCTCAAAATCCCCAACGCCAGAGCGACCTATGCAACCGCATTACAGTCGCCAGAGTCCCGAAGGCGTCAGCTCGACGGAGAGCGAGCGGGAGGATGGGCAGTCGCCTAAGTCGCAGGTGCAGCAGCCGCATGGAAACCAGCAGCGGGCGGCGGCGCATGTGCATCGCGGCGGGAGCCTGAACAGCAACAAGACGTCCAACTCGTCGCTGGGCTCTAACAACagtgccagcaacaacaagaccATCTTCAATCGCACGATGAAGAAGGTTCGCTCGCTGATCAAAAA CAACGAACTGGAGGACGAAGAGCTGTCGGGCATAATTCTGGCCAAGGCCACTTCCCCAAATGCTGGACGCATGATATTCTGGTAG
- the Sarm gene encoding sterile alpha and TIR motif-containing protein 1 isoform X7, which produces MAYRLRRYEALSLRTGDITQQASNNVAAASIKVQSDTFSADKKAISQSQQSQTMTSNGIISQEKHVSSASQANYSMTHKGVSSSGSSMITSSSQMSAMNGQMVKLTDLKLDDLKSLTAGSGQQEIEQTINKYSNVLTSFVSSLQDDESGSGGTSSGQAMNVGKEKTEYLEKINEVIRRAWAVPTHGHELGYSLCNSLRQSGGLDLLMKNCVHKDLTLQFSSAQLLEQCLTTENRKHVVDNGLDKVVNVACVCTKKSNMEHSRVGTGILEHLFKHSEGTCSDVIRLGGLDAVLFECRTSDVETLRHCASALANLSLYGGAENQEEMILRKVPMWLFPLAFHNDDNIKYYACLAIAVLVANKEIEAEVLKSGCLDLVEPFVTTHDPSAFARSNLAHAHGQSKHWLKRLVPVLSSNREEARNLAAFHFCMEAGIKREQGNTDIFREINAIEALKTVASCPNAIASKFAAQALRLIGETVPHKLSQQVPLWSVEDVQEWVKQIGFNGYIDRFEESQVDGDLLLKLNQDNLRDDIGIGNGILLRRFERELQNLKRMADYSSKDTAKMHQFLSEIGTDYCTYTYAMLNAGIDKCALPHVNEDMLMTECGIHNSIHRLRILNAVKNLENSLPSSSEENMAKTLDVFVSYRRSNGSQLASLLKVHLQLRGFSVFIDVERLEAGKFDNGLLNSIRQAKNFVLVLTPDALHRCIADEDCKDWVHREIVAALNSNCNIIPIMDQHFDWPEVEKLPEDMRSVAHFNGVSWIHDYQDACIDKLERFLRGEKNIDRIAAMVPGTPGAVSYQRMHSNDSDYQSGGGGGASSSGGGGGGGGGVGGAGSVVDGLMAANGSGQANHQANRYRQSPSPARQRGSTSQLSGYARHGKRSNILPPYRTQQAALLHKSGAGSASMQNMMPLAYLPPRRSSAAGLGHSAGMGSGYRSHSVDGLLDQASASQSSLATPEQRIAAAAAMVTAGSTALTNASSTCTLQPEDEEPADTDTCDHVTRREKRLAPPPNVQQHRKSRSLDHILSKQTLAELLPPSIEPTDETQSMQNLAMPLTPQPQRRDQSSSSKSPTPERPMQPHYSRQSPEGVSSTESEREDGQSPKSQVQQPHGNQQRAAAHVHRGGSLNSNKTSNSSLGSNNSASNNKTIFNRTMKKVRSLIKNNELEDEELSGIILAKATSPNAGRMIFW; this is translated from the exons ATGGCCTACCGCCTGCGACGCTAT GAGGCCCTCTCGCTGCGCACCGGCGACATCACACAACAGGCGAGCAACAATGTGGCCGCCGCCAGTATTAAGGTGCAGAGCGACACCTTCTCCGCGGACAAGAAGGCGATCTCGCAGTCACAGCAGTCGCAGACAATGACCTCCAACGGGATCATCAGCCAGGAGAAGCACGTGTCCTCGGCCTCGCAGGCCAACTACTCGATGACCCACAAGGGCGTCTCCAGCTCGGGCAGCAGCATGAtcacctcctcctcccagATGTCCGCGATGAATGGCCAAATGGTGAAGCTCACGGACCTCAAGCTGGACGACCTCAAGTCCCTGACGGCTGGCAGTGGCCAGCAGGAGATCGAGCAGACCATCAACAAGTATTCGAATGTGCTCACCTCGTTCGTCAGCTCGCTGCAGGATGATGAGAGCGGAAGTGGAGGCACCAGCAGCGGCCAGGCGATGAATGTCGGCAAGGAGAAGACCGAGTATCTGGAGAAGATCAACGAGGTGATCCGCAGGGCCTGGGCTGTGCCCACCCACGGACACGAGCTAGGCTACTCCCTGTGCAACTCCCTCCGGCAGAGCGGCGGCCTCGATCTGCTCATGAAGAACTGCGTTCACAAAGACCTCACGCTGCAGTTCTCCTCCGCCCAGCTGCTGGAGCAGTGCCTCACCACCGAGAACCGCAAGCATGTGGTGGACAACGGCCTGGACAAGGTCGTGAATGTGGCCTGCGTCTGCACGAAGAAATCCAACATGGAGCACTCGCGCGTCGGCACTGGCATCCTCGAGCACCTCTTCAAGCACTCGGAGGGGACCTGTTCGGATGTGATCCGGCTGGGAGGCCTCGATGCCGTGCTCTTCGAGTGCCGCACCAGCGACGTGGAGACACTGCGACACTGTGCCAGTGCCTTGGCCAATCTGTCGCTCTACGGCGGGGCCGAGAACCAGGAGGAGATGATCCTGCGCAAGGTGCCCATGTGGCTCTTCCCGCTGGCCTTccacaacgacgacaacaTCAAGTACTACGCCTGTCTGGCCATTGCCGTGCTGGTGGCCAACAAGGAGATCGAGGCGGAGGTCCTGAAGTCTGGCTGCCTCGATCTGGTGGAACCGTTTGTGACTACCCACGATCCTTCGGCCTTTGCCCGCTCGAACCTGGCGCATGCGCACGGCCAGAGCAAGCACTGGCTGAAGCGTCTGGTGCCCGTCCTCAGCTCCAATCGCGAGGAGGCCCGCAACCTGGCCGCCTTCCACTTCTGCATGGAGGCGGGCATCAAGCGGGAGCAGGGCAACACCGACATCTTCCGCGAGATCAATGCCATCGAAGCGCTCAAGACTGTGGCCAGCTGCCCGAACGCCATCGCCTCGAAGTTCGCCGCCCAGGCGCTGCGCCTCATCGGAGAGACAGTGCCTCACAAGCTGTCGCAACAGGTGCCCCTGTGGTCCGTCGAGGATGTGCAGGAATGGGTTAAGCAGATCGGGTTCAATGGCTACATCGACCGGTTCGAGGAGTCCCAGGTGGACGGCGATCTGCTGCTGAAGCTCAACCAGGACAACCTGCGCGACGACATTGGCATCGGCAACGGCATCCTGCTGCGGCGCTTCGAGCGCGAACTGCAAAATCTCAAACGCATGGCCGACTACTCCTCCAAGGACACGGCCAAAATGCACCAGTTTCTCTCGGAGATCGGCACCGACTACTGCACCTACACATACGCCATGCTGAATGCCGGCATCGACAAATGCGCCCTGCCGCACGTCAACGAGGACATGCTAATGACGgagtgtggcatccacaactCCATCCATCGCCTGCGCATCCTAAATGCCGTGAAGAATCTGGAGAACTCGCTGCCCAGCTCCTCCGAGGAGAACATGGCCAAGACTCTGGATGTGTTTGTCAGCTACAGACGTTCCAATGGCTCACAGTTGGCCAGCTTACTGAAG GTCCATCTGCAGCTGCGTGGCTTCTCAGTTTTCATCGATGTGGAGCGTCTGGAGGCGGGCAAGTTCGACAATGGACTCCTGAACAGTATTCGGCAGGCAAAGAACTTTGTTTTAGTATTAACACCCGATGCCCTGCATCGCTGCATTGCCGACGAGGACTGTAAGGATTGGGTGCATCGC GAAATTGTGGCTGCCTTGAACTCCAATTGCAATATTATACCAATTATGGATCAGCACTTTGATTGGCCGGAGGTGGAGAAGCTGCCAGAGGATATGCGCAGTGTGGCGCACTTCAATGGCGTCAGCTGGATCCATGACTACCAGGATGCATGCATCGACAAGCTCGAAAG ATTTTTGCGCGGCGAAAAGAATATCGATCGCATTGCGGCCATGGTGCCTGGGACGCCCGGAGCGGTGTCATACCAAAGAATGCACAGCAACGATTCCGACTACcagagtggaggaggaggaggagcatcaTCCAGCggtggaggaggcggcggcggcggtggtgtcGGCGGCGCAGGCAGTGTGGTGGATGGCCTGATGGCGGCCAATGGCAGCGGACAAG CTAATCACCAGGCAAATAGATACCGGCAATCCCCCTCACCGGCCCGCCAACGGGGCAGCACCTCACAGCTGAGCGGCTACGCCAGGCACGGAAAGCGCTCCAACATTCTGCCACCGTATCGCACCCAGCAGGCGGCATTGCTCCACAAATCCGGAGCTGGCTCGGCCTCCATGCAGAACATGATGCCACTGGCGTACCTGCCGCCGCGACGCAGCTCCGCCGCTGGTCTGGGGCACAGCGCTGGCATGGGCAGTGGTTATCGGTCGCACAGCGTCGATGGGCTACTGGACCAGGCCTCCGCCAGCCAGAGCAGTCTGGCCACGCCGGAGCAGAGGatagcggcagcggcggccatGGTGACGGCCGGCAGCACAGCGCTGACGAATGCCAGCTCCACGTGCACCCTACAGCCGGAGGACGAGGAGCCAGCGGACACAGATACGTGCGACCATGTGACGAGGCGAGAGAAGCGCCTGGCGCCGCCGCCGAATGTGCAACAGCATCGCAAGTCGCGGAGCTTGGATCACATACTGTCGAAGCAAACGCTGGCTGAGCTGCTGCCTCCGAGCATCGAGCCCACGGACGAGACGCAGAGCATGCAGAATCTGGCCATGCCACTGACGCCGCAGCCCCAGCGACGCGATCAGAGCTCCTCCTCAAAATCCCCAACGCCAGAGCGACCTATGCAACCGCATTACAGTCGCCAGAGTCCCGAAGGCGTCAGCTCGACGGAGAGCGAGCGGGAGGATGGGCAGTCGCCTAAGTCGCAGGTGCAGCAGCCGCATGGAAACCAGCAGCGGGCGGCGGCGCATGTGCATCGCGGCGGGAGCCTGAACAGCAACAAGACGTCCAACTCGTCGCTGGGCTCTAACAACagtgccagcaacaacaagaccATCTTCAATCGCACGATGAAGAAGGTTCGCTCGCTGATCAAAAA CAACGAACTGGAGGACGAAGAGCTGTCGGGCATAATTCTGGCCAAGGCCACTTCCCCAAATGCTGGACGCATGATATTCTGGTAG